A genomic region of Kluyveromyces marxianus DMKU3-1042 DNA, complete genome, chromosome 5 contains the following coding sequences:
- the PHB1 gene encoding prohibitin subunit PHB1, with product MSRVADIMARIAIPVGLTVSAIQYSMYDVRGGYRAVIFDRIQGVQQSVIGEGTHFLVPWLQKCVLFDVRTKPKNIATNTGTKDMQMVSLTLRVLHRPDVLQLPKIYQNLGIDYDERVLPSIGNEVLKAIVAQFDAAELITQREIVSQKIRAELSKRADEFHIKLEDVSITHMTFGQEFTKAVEQKQIAQQEAERARFLVEKAEQERKAAIIRAEGEAESAEYISKALSKAGDGLLLIRRLEASKEIAETLANSPNVTYLPSKAGNGGQDGSPNSLLLNIGR from the coding sequence ATGTCTCGTGTAGCTGATATCATGGCACGTATTGCCATTCCAGTTGGTTTGACTGTGAGTGCGATCCAATATTCGATGTACGATGTGAGAGGTGGTTATAGGGCTGTTATTTTCGACAGAATACAGGGTGTGCAACAATCTGTGATTGGGGAAGGTACGCACTTTTTGGTTCCATGGCTTCAGAAGTGTGTTCTATTTGACGTTAGAACCAAGCCTAAGAACATTGCTACGAACACGGGGACCAAGGATATGCAAATGGTTTCGTTGACACTCAGAGTTTTGCACAGACCTGATGTGTTGCAACTACCCAAAATTTACCAGAACTTGGGTATTGACTACGATGAAAGGGTGCTTCCAAGTATTGGTAACGAAGTGTTGAAGGCTATTGTGGCTCAATTCGATGCAGCTGAATTGATCACGCAGAGAGAAATTGTGTCCCAGAAGATCCGGGCCGAACTTTCAAAGCGTGCGGACGAGTTCCACATCAAGTTGGAAGATGTGAGTATTACGCACATGACCTTTGGACAAGAATTCACCAAGGCTGTGGAACAGAAGCAAATTGCCCAGCAAGAAGCCGAGAGAGCCAGATTCCTAGTGGAGAAGGCCGaacaagagagaaaggCTGCTATTATCCGTGCTGAAGGTGAAGCCGAGTCTGCTGAGTACATTTCGAAGGCCTTGAGCAAGGCCGGTGACGGTTTGTTGCTCATCAGAAGATTGGAAGCCTCCAAGGAAATTGCTGAGACCTTGGCCAACTCTCCAAACGTGACCTACCTACCCTCCAAGGCCGGCAACGGTGGCCAAGACGGATCTCCAAACTCGCTTCTTTTGAACATCGGCCGTTGA